In one Electrophorus electricus isolate fEleEle1 chromosome 21, fEleEle1.pri, whole genome shotgun sequence genomic region, the following are encoded:
- the ano5b gene encoding anoctamin-5b isoform X3, whose protein sequence is MASMHHAHAGEIHKLGHNKDSVYFSDGERRIDFVLSYIDDKDGDKKAERRREFEANLQKAGLMLETQDKWESDDGKTYYLKIHAPWEVLATYADVLKIKVPFKADDIPKGRDVPLAWLTCPFRLPPHIMKPEPNYFTAPFDKSKVDFFLIGNQETFFPPSTRNRIVYYILTRCPYYKEDRKEKDKTGIKRLLNNGTYTSAYPLHDCSYWKEAKECESERYHLYKHWARFLSFYKEQPLNLIRKYYGEKIGIYFAWLGFYTEMLFLSAIVGVICFVYGLLTFGNNMTSKEICDPDIGGKIIMCPLCDKKCSYWKLNSSCLSSLQSHMFDNEGTVFFAMFMGIWVTMFLELWKRRQARLEYEWDLVDFEEEQQQLQIRPEFELKCTGRRRNRITQEMEPYLPLTSKCARFCVSGATVLFWTCMIVACVIGVIVYRLAVYAAIASLMKDSPTSKIQLLGPLITPQLATSITASCINFAIILVLNFFYEYVAIWITDMEIPKTHLEYENKLTMKMFMFQFVNYYSSCFYVAFFKGKFVGYPGKYSYMFGNWTKLRNEECAPGGCLIELTTQLVIVMAGKQLVGNVQEALLPLLKNWWSSRKGRSHPQGQYSRWEQDHDLQSFGQFGLFYEYLEMVIQFGFITLFVASFPLAPLLALFNNILEVRVDAWKFTTQFRRPVAAKARNIGAWEEILNVMAILSVVTNAFIMAFTSDMIPRLVYLYAYQPVHEASMTGYINNSLSIYEITKIPLENRPDDGENPTWFNESITVCRYRDYRYPPGHEREYSHTMQFWHILAAKMAFIIIMEHVVFVVKFSVAWLIPDVPSDVKARIKRERYLVQEYLHHYEVEKLKMQLSQSFCVTSEATDTCSLLPPSPDQQDSLSVCV, encoded by the exons ATGGCTTCAATGCACCATGCACATGCAGGAGAA aTTCATAAGCTGGGGCATAATAAGGACTCCGTGTATTTCAGCGATGGTGAGCGTCGCATTGATTTTGTCCTGTCCTACATTGATGACAAAGATGGAGACAAGAAGGCG gagaggagaagagaattcGAAGCCAACCTCCAGAAGGCTGGTCTGATGCTGGAGACTCAGGATAAATGG GAGTCGGATGATGGCAAGACCTACTACCTGAAGATCCATGCGCCGTGGGAAGTGCTGGCAACGTACGCCGATGTGCTGAAGATCAAAGTGCCCTTCAAGGCCGACGACATCCCCAAGGGCCGGGACGTCCCTCTGGCGTGGCTCACCTGCCCGTTCCGCCTGCCCCCGCACATCATGAAGCCCGAGCCTAACTACTTCACCGCGCCCTTCGACAAAAGCAAGGTCGACTTCTTCCTCATCGGCAACCAGGAGACCTTCTTCCCCCCCTCCACCCGCAACAGGATC GTCTATTACATTCTCACCCGCTGCCCGTACTACAAGGAGGACCGTAAAGAGAAGGACAAGACCGGGATCAAGCGGCTGCTGAACAATGGCACCTACACCTCGGCCTACCCGCTTCACGAT TGTAGCTATTGGAAGGAGGCAAAagaatgtgagagtgagaggtaCCACCTCTACAAGCACTGGGCACGCTTCCTCTCCTTCTACAAGGAGCAACCACTCAACCTTATCAG GAAATACTATGGTGAGAAGATTGGCATTTATTTTGCTTGGCTGGGCTTCTACACAGAAATGCTGTTCCTCTCAGCTATTGTGGGAGTCATCTGCTTTGTCTACGGTCTGCTCACCTTTGGTAATAACATGACGAG TAAGGAGATCTGTGACCCTGATATTGGTGGGAAGATTATCATGTGTCCTCTGTGTGATAAGAAGTGCTCCTACTGGAAGCTTAACTCATCCTGTCTGTCATCCTTG CAATCCCATATGTTTGACAATGAAGGAACTGTGTTCTTTGCCATGTTCATGGGAAtctggg tcACCATGTTCCTGGAGCTGTGGAAGAGAAGGCAGGCCAGGCTGGAGTATGAGTGGGACCTGGTGGACTTTGAGGAGGAGCAACAGCAGCTGCAGATCAGGCCCGAATTTGAGCTGAAGTGCACCGGCCGCCGACGCAACCGCATCACGCAG GAAATGGAGCCATACCTGCCTCTTACCAGCAAGTGTGCACGCTTTTGCGTGTCTGGAGCCACAGTTCTGTTCTGG ACGTGCATGATTGTGGCCTGTGTCATAGGGGTGATAGTGTACAGGTTAGCTGTGTATGCCGCTATTGCCAGCTTAATGAAGGACAGCCCCACCAGCAAGATCCAGCTGCTGGGCCCGCTGATCACGCCCCAGCTAGCCACCTCCATCACGGCGTCCTGCATCAACTTTGCCATCATCCTCGTCCTCAACTTCTTCTATGAGTACGTTGCCATCTGGATCACCGATATGG AAATCCCCAAGACCCATTTGGAGTATGAGAACAAGCTGACCATGAAGATGTTCATGTTTCAGTTTGTCAACTACTACTCTTCCTGCTTCTATGTCGCCTTCTTCAAAGGCAAGTTCGTGGGGTATCCGGGCAAATACTCCTACATGTTCGGCAACTGGACTAAACTGAGAAATGAGGAG TGTGCTCCGGGAGGCTGTCTGATAGAGCTCACCACACAGCTGGTGATCGTCATGGCCGGGAAACAGCTGGTGGGGAATGTCCAAGAAGCCCTGCTACC ATTACTGAAGAACTGGTGGTCCAGCAGGAAGGGGCGGAGCCACCCGCAAGGCCAGTACAGCCGATGGGAACAGGACCACGACCTGCAGAGCTTCGGCCAGTTCGGCCTCTTCTATGAGTATCTGGAGATGG TGATCCAGTTTGGCTTCATCACGTTGTTTGTGGCGTCCTTCCCCCTGGCTCCGCTGCTTGCTCTCTTCAACAACATCCTGGAGGTCAGGGTGGACGCCTGGAAGTTCACCACACAGTTCCGAAGACCTGTGGCAGCCAAGGCGCGCAACATCGGGGCCTGGGAAGAGATTCTGAACGTGATGGCCATCTTGTCTGTAGTCACGAAT GCTTTTATCATGGCATTCACCTCTGATATGATCCCTCGTTTGGTCTACCTGTACGCCTACCAACCCGTGCACGAGGCCTCCATGACGGGCTACATCAACAACAGTCTCTCCATCTACGAAATCACCAAGATACCGCTAGAAAACAGACCAGACGATGGAGAGAACCCTACCTGGTTCAACGAATCAATCacagtgtgcag ATATCGAGACTATCGATACCCACCAGGCCATGAGAGGGAGTACTCTCACACCATGCAGTTCTGGCATATTCTCGCAGCCAAAATGGCCTTCATCATTATCATGGAG CATGTAGTATTCGTGGTGAAGTTCTCCGTGGCATGGCTGATCCCTGACGTACCGTCAGATGTGAAGGCACGCATCAAGCGTGAGCGCTACCTGGTGCAGGAGTACCTGCACCACTACGAGGTGGAGAAACTCAAGATGCAGCTGAGCCAGAGCTTCTGCGTCACCTCGGAGGCCACGGACACCTGCTCCCTGCTCCCCCCCAGCCCAGACCAGCAGGACAGCCTGTCCGTATGTGTCTGA
- the ano5b gene encoding anoctamin-5b isoform X2 produces the protein MKRITGKTKDATLIEMINKADAHVEDNNGILLSASDRGTSLPGLQEIHKLGHNKDSVYFSDGERRIDFVLSYIDDKDGDKKAERRREFEANLQKAGLMLETQDKWESDDGKTYYLKIHAPWEVLATYADVLKIKVPFKADDIPKGRDVPLAWLTCPFRLPPHIMKPEPNYFTAPFDKSKVDFFLIGNQETFFPPSTRNRIVYYILTRCPYYKEDRKEKDKTGIKRLLNNGTYTSAYPLHDCSYWKEAKECESERYHLYKHWARFLSFYKEQPLNLIRKYYGEKIGIYFAWLGFYTEMLFLSAIVGVICFVYGLLTFGNNMTSKEICDPDIGGKIIMCPLCDKKCSYWKLNSSCLSSLQSHMFDNEGTVFFAMFMGIWVTMFLELWKRRQARLEYEWDLVDFEEEQQQLQIRPEFELKCTGRRRNRITQEMEPYLPLTSKCARFCVSGATVLFWTCMIVACVIGVIVYRLAVYAAIASLMKDSPTSKIQLLGPLITPQLATSITASCINFAIILVLNFFYEYVAIWITDMEIPKTHLEYENKLTMKMFMFQFVNYYSSCFYVAFFKGKFVGYPGKYSYMFGNWTKLRNEECAPGGCLIELTTQLVIVMAGKQLVGNVQEALLPLLKNWWSSRKGRSHPQGQYSRWEQDHDLQSFGQFGLFYEYLEMVIQFGFITLFVASFPLAPLLALFNNILEVRVDAWKFTTQFRRPVAAKARNIGAWEEILNVMAILSVVTNAFIMAFTSDMIPRLVYLYAYQPVHEASMTGYINNSLSIYEITKIPLENRPDDGENPTWFNESITVCRYRDYRYPPGHEREYSHTMQFWHILAAKMAFIIIMEHVVFVVKFSVAWLIPDVPSDVKARIKRERYLVQEYLHHYEVEKLKMQLSQSFCVTSEATDTCSLLPPSPDQQDSLSVCV, from the exons aTTCATAAGCTGGGGCATAATAAGGACTCCGTGTATTTCAGCGATGGTGAGCGTCGCATTGATTTTGTCCTGTCCTACATTGATGACAAAGATGGAGACAAGAAGGCG gagaggagaagagaattcGAAGCCAACCTCCAGAAGGCTGGTCTGATGCTGGAGACTCAGGATAAATGG GAGTCGGATGATGGCAAGACCTACTACCTGAAGATCCATGCGCCGTGGGAAGTGCTGGCAACGTACGCCGATGTGCTGAAGATCAAAGTGCCCTTCAAGGCCGACGACATCCCCAAGGGCCGGGACGTCCCTCTGGCGTGGCTCACCTGCCCGTTCCGCCTGCCCCCGCACATCATGAAGCCCGAGCCTAACTACTTCACCGCGCCCTTCGACAAAAGCAAGGTCGACTTCTTCCTCATCGGCAACCAGGAGACCTTCTTCCCCCCCTCCACCCGCAACAGGATC GTCTATTACATTCTCACCCGCTGCCCGTACTACAAGGAGGACCGTAAAGAGAAGGACAAGACCGGGATCAAGCGGCTGCTGAACAATGGCACCTACACCTCGGCCTACCCGCTTCACGAT TGTAGCTATTGGAAGGAGGCAAAagaatgtgagagtgagaggtaCCACCTCTACAAGCACTGGGCACGCTTCCTCTCCTTCTACAAGGAGCAACCACTCAACCTTATCAG GAAATACTATGGTGAGAAGATTGGCATTTATTTTGCTTGGCTGGGCTTCTACACAGAAATGCTGTTCCTCTCAGCTATTGTGGGAGTCATCTGCTTTGTCTACGGTCTGCTCACCTTTGGTAATAACATGACGAG TAAGGAGATCTGTGACCCTGATATTGGTGGGAAGATTATCATGTGTCCTCTGTGTGATAAGAAGTGCTCCTACTGGAAGCTTAACTCATCCTGTCTGTCATCCTTG CAATCCCATATGTTTGACAATGAAGGAACTGTGTTCTTTGCCATGTTCATGGGAAtctggg tcACCATGTTCCTGGAGCTGTGGAAGAGAAGGCAGGCCAGGCTGGAGTATGAGTGGGACCTGGTGGACTTTGAGGAGGAGCAACAGCAGCTGCAGATCAGGCCCGAATTTGAGCTGAAGTGCACCGGCCGCCGACGCAACCGCATCACGCAG GAAATGGAGCCATACCTGCCTCTTACCAGCAAGTGTGCACGCTTTTGCGTGTCTGGAGCCACAGTTCTGTTCTGG ACGTGCATGATTGTGGCCTGTGTCATAGGGGTGATAGTGTACAGGTTAGCTGTGTATGCCGCTATTGCCAGCTTAATGAAGGACAGCCCCACCAGCAAGATCCAGCTGCTGGGCCCGCTGATCACGCCCCAGCTAGCCACCTCCATCACGGCGTCCTGCATCAACTTTGCCATCATCCTCGTCCTCAACTTCTTCTATGAGTACGTTGCCATCTGGATCACCGATATGG AAATCCCCAAGACCCATTTGGAGTATGAGAACAAGCTGACCATGAAGATGTTCATGTTTCAGTTTGTCAACTACTACTCTTCCTGCTTCTATGTCGCCTTCTTCAAAGGCAAGTTCGTGGGGTATCCGGGCAAATACTCCTACATGTTCGGCAACTGGACTAAACTGAGAAATGAGGAG TGTGCTCCGGGAGGCTGTCTGATAGAGCTCACCACACAGCTGGTGATCGTCATGGCCGGGAAACAGCTGGTGGGGAATGTCCAAGAAGCCCTGCTACC ATTACTGAAGAACTGGTGGTCCAGCAGGAAGGGGCGGAGCCACCCGCAAGGCCAGTACAGCCGATGGGAACAGGACCACGACCTGCAGAGCTTCGGCCAGTTCGGCCTCTTCTATGAGTATCTGGAGATGG TGATCCAGTTTGGCTTCATCACGTTGTTTGTGGCGTCCTTCCCCCTGGCTCCGCTGCTTGCTCTCTTCAACAACATCCTGGAGGTCAGGGTGGACGCCTGGAAGTTCACCACACAGTTCCGAAGACCTGTGGCAGCCAAGGCGCGCAACATCGGGGCCTGGGAAGAGATTCTGAACGTGATGGCCATCTTGTCTGTAGTCACGAAT GCTTTTATCATGGCATTCACCTCTGATATGATCCCTCGTTTGGTCTACCTGTACGCCTACCAACCCGTGCACGAGGCCTCCATGACGGGCTACATCAACAACAGTCTCTCCATCTACGAAATCACCAAGATACCGCTAGAAAACAGACCAGACGATGGAGAGAACCCTACCTGGTTCAACGAATCAATCacagtgtgcag ATATCGAGACTATCGATACCCACCAGGCCATGAGAGGGAGTACTCTCACACCATGCAGTTCTGGCATATTCTCGCAGCCAAAATGGCCTTCATCATTATCATGGAG CATGTAGTATTCGTGGTGAAGTTCTCCGTGGCATGGCTGATCCCTGACGTACCGTCAGATGTGAAGGCACGCATCAAGCGTGAGCGCTACCTGGTGCAGGAGTACCTGCACCACTACGAGGTGGAGAAACTCAAGATGCAGCTGAGCCAGAGCTTCTGCGTCACCTCGGAGGCCACGGACACCTGCTCCCTGCTCCCCCCCAGCCCAGACCAGCAGGACAGCCTGTCCGTATGTGTCTGA
- the ano5b gene encoding anoctamin-5b isoform X1: protein MKRITGKTKDATLIEMINKADAHVEDGFAVLTGYRKTLLADNNGILLSASDRGTSLPGLQEIHKLGHNKDSVYFSDGERRIDFVLSYIDDKDGDKKAERRREFEANLQKAGLMLETQDKWESDDGKTYYLKIHAPWEVLATYADVLKIKVPFKADDIPKGRDVPLAWLTCPFRLPPHIMKPEPNYFTAPFDKSKVDFFLIGNQETFFPPSTRNRIVYYILTRCPYYKEDRKEKDKTGIKRLLNNGTYTSAYPLHDCSYWKEAKECESERYHLYKHWARFLSFYKEQPLNLIRKYYGEKIGIYFAWLGFYTEMLFLSAIVGVICFVYGLLTFGNNMTSKEICDPDIGGKIIMCPLCDKKCSYWKLNSSCLSSLQSHMFDNEGTVFFAMFMGIWVTMFLELWKRRQARLEYEWDLVDFEEEQQQLQIRPEFELKCTGRRRNRITQEMEPYLPLTSKCARFCVSGATVLFWTCMIVACVIGVIVYRLAVYAAIASLMKDSPTSKIQLLGPLITPQLATSITASCINFAIILVLNFFYEYVAIWITDMEIPKTHLEYENKLTMKMFMFQFVNYYSSCFYVAFFKGKFVGYPGKYSYMFGNWTKLRNEECAPGGCLIELTTQLVIVMAGKQLVGNVQEALLPLLKNWWSSRKGRSHPQGQYSRWEQDHDLQSFGQFGLFYEYLEMVIQFGFITLFVASFPLAPLLALFNNILEVRVDAWKFTTQFRRPVAAKARNIGAWEEILNVMAILSVVTNAFIMAFTSDMIPRLVYLYAYQPVHEASMTGYINNSLSIYEITKIPLENRPDDGENPTWFNESITVCRYRDYRYPPGHEREYSHTMQFWHILAAKMAFIIIMEHVVFVVKFSVAWLIPDVPSDVKARIKRERYLVQEYLHHYEVEKLKMQLSQSFCVTSEATDTCSLLPPSPDQQDSLSVCV from the exons aTTCATAAGCTGGGGCATAATAAGGACTCCGTGTATTTCAGCGATGGTGAGCGTCGCATTGATTTTGTCCTGTCCTACATTGATGACAAAGATGGAGACAAGAAGGCG gagaggagaagagaattcGAAGCCAACCTCCAGAAGGCTGGTCTGATGCTGGAGACTCAGGATAAATGG GAGTCGGATGATGGCAAGACCTACTACCTGAAGATCCATGCGCCGTGGGAAGTGCTGGCAACGTACGCCGATGTGCTGAAGATCAAAGTGCCCTTCAAGGCCGACGACATCCCCAAGGGCCGGGACGTCCCTCTGGCGTGGCTCACCTGCCCGTTCCGCCTGCCCCCGCACATCATGAAGCCCGAGCCTAACTACTTCACCGCGCCCTTCGACAAAAGCAAGGTCGACTTCTTCCTCATCGGCAACCAGGAGACCTTCTTCCCCCCCTCCACCCGCAACAGGATC GTCTATTACATTCTCACCCGCTGCCCGTACTACAAGGAGGACCGTAAAGAGAAGGACAAGACCGGGATCAAGCGGCTGCTGAACAATGGCACCTACACCTCGGCCTACCCGCTTCACGAT TGTAGCTATTGGAAGGAGGCAAAagaatgtgagagtgagaggtaCCACCTCTACAAGCACTGGGCACGCTTCCTCTCCTTCTACAAGGAGCAACCACTCAACCTTATCAG GAAATACTATGGTGAGAAGATTGGCATTTATTTTGCTTGGCTGGGCTTCTACACAGAAATGCTGTTCCTCTCAGCTATTGTGGGAGTCATCTGCTTTGTCTACGGTCTGCTCACCTTTGGTAATAACATGACGAG TAAGGAGATCTGTGACCCTGATATTGGTGGGAAGATTATCATGTGTCCTCTGTGTGATAAGAAGTGCTCCTACTGGAAGCTTAACTCATCCTGTCTGTCATCCTTG CAATCCCATATGTTTGACAATGAAGGAACTGTGTTCTTTGCCATGTTCATGGGAAtctggg tcACCATGTTCCTGGAGCTGTGGAAGAGAAGGCAGGCCAGGCTGGAGTATGAGTGGGACCTGGTGGACTTTGAGGAGGAGCAACAGCAGCTGCAGATCAGGCCCGAATTTGAGCTGAAGTGCACCGGCCGCCGACGCAACCGCATCACGCAG GAAATGGAGCCATACCTGCCTCTTACCAGCAAGTGTGCACGCTTTTGCGTGTCTGGAGCCACAGTTCTGTTCTGG ACGTGCATGATTGTGGCCTGTGTCATAGGGGTGATAGTGTACAGGTTAGCTGTGTATGCCGCTATTGCCAGCTTAATGAAGGACAGCCCCACCAGCAAGATCCAGCTGCTGGGCCCGCTGATCACGCCCCAGCTAGCCACCTCCATCACGGCGTCCTGCATCAACTTTGCCATCATCCTCGTCCTCAACTTCTTCTATGAGTACGTTGCCATCTGGATCACCGATATGG AAATCCCCAAGACCCATTTGGAGTATGAGAACAAGCTGACCATGAAGATGTTCATGTTTCAGTTTGTCAACTACTACTCTTCCTGCTTCTATGTCGCCTTCTTCAAAGGCAAGTTCGTGGGGTATCCGGGCAAATACTCCTACATGTTCGGCAACTGGACTAAACTGAGAAATGAGGAG TGTGCTCCGGGAGGCTGTCTGATAGAGCTCACCACACAGCTGGTGATCGTCATGGCCGGGAAACAGCTGGTGGGGAATGTCCAAGAAGCCCTGCTACC ATTACTGAAGAACTGGTGGTCCAGCAGGAAGGGGCGGAGCCACCCGCAAGGCCAGTACAGCCGATGGGAACAGGACCACGACCTGCAGAGCTTCGGCCAGTTCGGCCTCTTCTATGAGTATCTGGAGATGG TGATCCAGTTTGGCTTCATCACGTTGTTTGTGGCGTCCTTCCCCCTGGCTCCGCTGCTTGCTCTCTTCAACAACATCCTGGAGGTCAGGGTGGACGCCTGGAAGTTCACCACACAGTTCCGAAGACCTGTGGCAGCCAAGGCGCGCAACATCGGGGCCTGGGAAGAGATTCTGAACGTGATGGCCATCTTGTCTGTAGTCACGAAT GCTTTTATCATGGCATTCACCTCTGATATGATCCCTCGTTTGGTCTACCTGTACGCCTACCAACCCGTGCACGAGGCCTCCATGACGGGCTACATCAACAACAGTCTCTCCATCTACGAAATCACCAAGATACCGCTAGAAAACAGACCAGACGATGGAGAGAACCCTACCTGGTTCAACGAATCAATCacagtgtgcag ATATCGAGACTATCGATACCCACCAGGCCATGAGAGGGAGTACTCTCACACCATGCAGTTCTGGCATATTCTCGCAGCCAAAATGGCCTTCATCATTATCATGGAG CATGTAGTATTCGTGGTGAAGTTCTCCGTGGCATGGCTGATCCCTGACGTACCGTCAGATGTGAAGGCACGCATCAAGCGTGAGCGCTACCTGGTGCAGGAGTACCTGCACCACTACGAGGTGGAGAAACTCAAGATGCAGCTGAGCCAGAGCTTCTGCGTCACCTCGGAGGCCACGGACACCTGCTCCCTGCTCCCCCCCAGCCCAGACCAGCAGGACAGCCTGTCCGTATGTGTCTGA
- the ano5b gene encoding anoctamin-5b isoform X5 — translation MLMWKIHKLGHNKDSVYFSDGERRIDFVLSYIDDKDGDKKAERRREFEANLQKAGLMLETQDKWESDDGKTYYLKIHAPWEVLATYADVLKIKVPFKADDIPKGRDVPLAWLTCPFRLPPHIMKPEPNYFTAPFDKSKVDFFLIGNQETFFPPSTRNRIVYYILTRCPYYKEDRKEKDKTGIKRLLNNGTYTSAYPLHDCSYWKEAKECESERYHLYKHWARFLSFYKEQPLNLIRKYYGEKIGIYFAWLGFYTEMLFLSAIVGVICFVYGLLTFGNNMTSKEICDPDIGGKIIMCPLCDKKCSYWKLNSSCLSSLQSHMFDNEGTVFFAMFMGIWVTMFLELWKRRQARLEYEWDLVDFEEEQQQLQIRPEFELKCTGRRRNRITQEMEPYLPLTSKCARFCVSGATVLFWTCMIVACVIGVIVYRLAVYAAIASLMKDSPTSKIQLLGPLITPQLATSITASCINFAIILVLNFFYEYVAIWITDMEIPKTHLEYENKLTMKMFMFQFVNYYSSCFYVAFFKGKFVGYPGKYSYMFGNWTKLRNEECAPGGCLIELTTQLVIVMAGKQLVGNVQEALLPLLKNWWSSRKGRSHPQGQYSRWEQDHDLQSFGQFGLFYEYLEMVIQFGFITLFVASFPLAPLLALFNNILEVRVDAWKFTTQFRRPVAAKARNIGAWEEILNVMAILSVVTNAFIMAFTSDMIPRLVYLYAYQPVHEASMTGYINNSLSIYEITKIPLENRPDDGENPTWFNESITVCRYRDYRYPPGHEREYSHTMQFWHILAAKMAFIIIMEHVVFVVKFSVAWLIPDVPSDVKARIKRERYLVQEYLHHYEVEKLKMQLSQSFCVTSEATDTCSLLPPSPDQQDSLSVCV, via the exons aTTCATAAGCTGGGGCATAATAAGGACTCCGTGTATTTCAGCGATGGTGAGCGTCGCATTGATTTTGTCCTGTCCTACATTGATGACAAAGATGGAGACAAGAAGGCG gagaggagaagagaattcGAAGCCAACCTCCAGAAGGCTGGTCTGATGCTGGAGACTCAGGATAAATGG GAGTCGGATGATGGCAAGACCTACTACCTGAAGATCCATGCGCCGTGGGAAGTGCTGGCAACGTACGCCGATGTGCTGAAGATCAAAGTGCCCTTCAAGGCCGACGACATCCCCAAGGGCCGGGACGTCCCTCTGGCGTGGCTCACCTGCCCGTTCCGCCTGCCCCCGCACATCATGAAGCCCGAGCCTAACTACTTCACCGCGCCCTTCGACAAAAGCAAGGTCGACTTCTTCCTCATCGGCAACCAGGAGACCTTCTTCCCCCCCTCCACCCGCAACAGGATC GTCTATTACATTCTCACCCGCTGCCCGTACTACAAGGAGGACCGTAAAGAGAAGGACAAGACCGGGATCAAGCGGCTGCTGAACAATGGCACCTACACCTCGGCCTACCCGCTTCACGAT TGTAGCTATTGGAAGGAGGCAAAagaatgtgagagtgagaggtaCCACCTCTACAAGCACTGGGCACGCTTCCTCTCCTTCTACAAGGAGCAACCACTCAACCTTATCAG GAAATACTATGGTGAGAAGATTGGCATTTATTTTGCTTGGCTGGGCTTCTACACAGAAATGCTGTTCCTCTCAGCTATTGTGGGAGTCATCTGCTTTGTCTACGGTCTGCTCACCTTTGGTAATAACATGACGAG TAAGGAGATCTGTGACCCTGATATTGGTGGGAAGATTATCATGTGTCCTCTGTGTGATAAGAAGTGCTCCTACTGGAAGCTTAACTCATCCTGTCTGTCATCCTTG CAATCCCATATGTTTGACAATGAAGGAACTGTGTTCTTTGCCATGTTCATGGGAAtctggg tcACCATGTTCCTGGAGCTGTGGAAGAGAAGGCAGGCCAGGCTGGAGTATGAGTGGGACCTGGTGGACTTTGAGGAGGAGCAACAGCAGCTGCAGATCAGGCCCGAATTTGAGCTGAAGTGCACCGGCCGCCGACGCAACCGCATCACGCAG GAAATGGAGCCATACCTGCCTCTTACCAGCAAGTGTGCACGCTTTTGCGTGTCTGGAGCCACAGTTCTGTTCTGG ACGTGCATGATTGTGGCCTGTGTCATAGGGGTGATAGTGTACAGGTTAGCTGTGTATGCCGCTATTGCCAGCTTAATGAAGGACAGCCCCACCAGCAAGATCCAGCTGCTGGGCCCGCTGATCACGCCCCAGCTAGCCACCTCCATCACGGCGTCCTGCATCAACTTTGCCATCATCCTCGTCCTCAACTTCTTCTATGAGTACGTTGCCATCTGGATCACCGATATGG AAATCCCCAAGACCCATTTGGAGTATGAGAACAAGCTGACCATGAAGATGTTCATGTTTCAGTTTGTCAACTACTACTCTTCCTGCTTCTATGTCGCCTTCTTCAAAGGCAAGTTCGTGGGGTATCCGGGCAAATACTCCTACATGTTCGGCAACTGGACTAAACTGAGAAATGAGGAG TGTGCTCCGGGAGGCTGTCTGATAGAGCTCACCACACAGCTGGTGATCGTCATGGCCGGGAAACAGCTGGTGGGGAATGTCCAAGAAGCCCTGCTACC ATTACTGAAGAACTGGTGGTCCAGCAGGAAGGGGCGGAGCCACCCGCAAGGCCAGTACAGCCGATGGGAACAGGACCACGACCTGCAGAGCTTCGGCCAGTTCGGCCTCTTCTATGAGTATCTGGAGATGG TGATCCAGTTTGGCTTCATCACGTTGTTTGTGGCGTCCTTCCCCCTGGCTCCGCTGCTTGCTCTCTTCAACAACATCCTGGAGGTCAGGGTGGACGCCTGGAAGTTCACCACACAGTTCCGAAGACCTGTGGCAGCCAAGGCGCGCAACATCGGGGCCTGGGAAGAGATTCTGAACGTGATGGCCATCTTGTCTGTAGTCACGAAT GCTTTTATCATGGCATTCACCTCTGATATGATCCCTCGTTTGGTCTACCTGTACGCCTACCAACCCGTGCACGAGGCCTCCATGACGGGCTACATCAACAACAGTCTCTCCATCTACGAAATCACCAAGATACCGCTAGAAAACAGACCAGACGATGGAGAGAACCCTACCTGGTTCAACGAATCAATCacagtgtgcag ATATCGAGACTATCGATACCCACCAGGCCATGAGAGGGAGTACTCTCACACCATGCAGTTCTGGCATATTCTCGCAGCCAAAATGGCCTTCATCATTATCATGGAG CATGTAGTATTCGTGGTGAAGTTCTCCGTGGCATGGCTGATCCCTGACGTACCGTCAGATGTGAAGGCACGCATCAAGCGTGAGCGCTACCTGGTGCAGGAGTACCTGCACCACTACGAGGTGGAGAAACTCAAGATGCAGCTGAGCCAGAGCTTCTGCGTCACCTCGGAGGCCACGGACACCTGCTCCCTGCTCCCCCCCAGCCCAGACCAGCAGGACAGCCTGTCCGTATGTGTCTGA